Within the Abditibacteriaceae bacterium genome, the region ACGCTTCGAGCAGTTCTTCGCGTTCGCGCGGACGCGAAAGGGCCAGCTGCAAATGTCCCGAAAGCGCCTGCAACGGCGTGCGCAATTCGTGGGAAGCCGCCGAGTGAAAACGCGCCCGCGCCTGCGCCGCGCCGTTGACATCGAGGAGCAACGTGTTGAGTGTTTCGACGAGTTCTTGCACTTCGCGGTCGGGCGATGGCGGGCGCAGTTGCGGCGCAGCTTCAATAAATGCCGGATTTGCGCGCCCCAGGACCGCTGCCTGACGCGCCAGATCGCCGATGGGTGCCAGCGTCCGTCCCACCAGAACCCACGCGCCAGCGGCGGTGACGACACACACACTAAGCCCCAAGAGCAAAAGCGAAAAAAGCTGTTCGCGCAGCGCGCGTTCAGTGCGAAACCATGGCGCCCCGACAACGAGCGTATTTCCATTCCAACGTAAGGTGCGGGCCCGCCATCCAGGTGGATCGTCGAGCGGTGGGACAAACGAAGGGCCGAAATTCTCACGCGGAGGACGTGGCGGGCTAAACCACGCTTCCAGACCACGCGGACGATGGGGACGGTCGCCATCCGGGCGCCGGCCTCCGTTGCGGCGCCCATCGCGGCGCGGATCGTCGCGCCCGTCTCGCGGCGGACGGCCATCGCGCGAACGAAAGCGGCGCGGCCCACTTCGCCAGACTATGTCGCGCGTTGCGCCCTCGTTCATCAATTCCGGCTCGACCGACTTGAAAAGCCACAACTCGATTTCGCCGCCGTCTTCGCGTTGCGCCTGAAATATCTGACCCAATCCCGCGACGGTCGTCTGGGCCCGCGCCTGAGCCATCATCGCCGCAAGCTCGGCGCGAACCAGGCGCTCGGCTTCCCAGCGCGCGCGCCATGCGAGCAGCGTCGCCAACGCCAGCATCGCAGTCAGCAGAAAAAGCGTGAATGCAATCGTTAATCGAGCACGCATTGAGGGGGCGCGGAAAAAGGTTTTCATGGTTGAGGTACGGTCGATTTCGACCGTACTCTTAGCCCAGGCGGTAGCCGGAACCACGCACCGTGTGAATTAAGGGCTCGGCTTCGCCTTTATCAATCTTGCGACGCAGATACGAAATATAAACTTCAAGCACGTTGTCGCTGCCGTCGAAATCGTATTGCCAGACGTGATCGAGCAGCATCGAACGCGTCAGGACCCGCCCAGCGTGGCGCATCAGATATTCGAGAAGGCTGTATTCTGTCGCTGACAACGTGATATTGCGGCTGCCGCGTTTTGCGCCGCGCGTCGCCGGATCGAGCGTTAGGTCGCCCACGCGCAACGGAACCGGCGACGCTGCACCGCGACGCAGCATCGCCCGCGTGCGCGCCAGCAGTTCGGCGATGTGAAATGGCTTGACAAGGTAGTCGTCGGCGCCAGCGTCGAGACCGGCGATTTTATCTTCCAGCGTGTCGCGCGCGGTGAGCATCAGAATTGGCGTCGCCACTTTATTCGCCCGCAAGCGACGCGCAACTTCCAGCCCGTCGAGACCCGGCAGCATCACGTCGAGCAGAATCAAATCGAATCCGCCGTCGCCAGCCAGTTGCAGAGCTTCCAGACCGTCGGCACACGGTTGCACTGCGTAACCCGATTCGCTCATGGCACGCAGCAGGAAGCGTGCAACGCCGTCGTCGTCTTCAACCACCAGGACTTTCATATCCCGAAGTCTAGCCGCGCCCCTTATTCGAAGCCTGAAAAAACTCTCAGCCTGCGCTCAGGTTGCTTTCAGACTGGGGCGGTAAATTTTGTTTGTAGAAATGCGAATCGTTCAGGCGACCTCCCGGTCAGAGCCGACGCTCATTCGCACGGAGGAAAAGATGAAAATTCGATATTTATTGCAGCGCTCGGTCGCACCGCACGCTTTGTTGCTTGGAGTCGTTGTTGGTTCGTTGGCTCTGGCCACGACCGGTGTTCGCGCCGAAGGCCCGCTTGATGAAGGCGCACCGGCACCGCGCGAAGAGCGTGGCGGGAATCGTGGCGGCGGGCGTGGTCCGCGCGGCGGCATGGACGAAGGCGGCGAACGTGGAAACAGTCGCGGCGGACGCGAGGGCCGTGATGGCGGCCCGATGGGCGGGCGTGGCGAAATGGACAATCGCGGCCCACGCGAAGGGCGTGGTGGCGGACGTGACGGCGAAGGTCGCGGTGGCCGCGGTGGTGAAGGCCGTGGTGGCGAAGGTCGCGGTCGCGAGGGCCGAGGCCCCGGCGGATTTGGCGGCCCGGGCCGAGGTCGCGGCCCCGAAGGTCGCGGCGGACGTGACATGACGCAGCAGCAAAGCGCCGCCTTTGGCCTGGAGCGCGCCTACCGCGCGATTGGCGAAGTTGATACCCAAAGCGTGCAGTCGCGCACCCTGCTGGGCGATGCACGCCAGTTTTATAGTGACGCAAGCAAGGCTTACACCTCGGGCGATTACGAACGGGCTGCGCACTACGCCGAAGCGAGCGACGCGATTTCGCGCGCCGCTCGCAGCTTGGATACGCGTAACGCGCCAACCGTCGCCGGTTTAACGCCGCCGCCGACCCTCGCCGATGCCAAGAAAGAAGACGCGACGTGGCTGCAAGAAAGAATCACGCGCATGACGGCCAATAGCGCACGCGTCGAAAAGACGGCGGTGAACACACGCTGGCTGGAACTTTCGAATCGTCTGGTTGGCGAAGCGAAAACCGAACTCGCCGCCGGACGCACCGATGCAGCTGGAGCACGTTTGCGGGCCGCTCGCAGTGTGCAACGCGCTGCCGAAGCGCTTGGCGAAGTGAAGTAAGGAAAACGCAACAAAAAAGAGTACGGTCGATTTCGACCGTACTCTTTTTGTTTTACTGGAGTCGGAGCGGGCCGGATGGTCGCGTCGCAAGACGAGGAAAGTCCGGACACCACAGGGCAGGACGGTCGCTAACCGCGACCTCTGACGGAGAAATCCGGCAGACGGGACAGGGCCACAGAAAATAAACCGCTTTGGCGCAAGCTAGAGTAAGGGTGAAAAGGTGCGAGCCTTCGGGCTTTAAAGTAAGAGCGCACCGGCGACGCGGCGACGCGGCGCGCAAGGTAACCCCCGTCCGGTGCAAAACCGAGCAGAACGCGCGCGCAGCAGACTTCGGTTTGCGACGCAAACCCGGCCCGGTCAGCGTTCGGGTTGGTTGCAGTTATGGGTGGCAACGCCCACGACCATGCAACAAGCAATTGTTGCAGCAGAGAAATGATCATCGGCGTCCGGGGGGACGTGCACAGAATCCGGCTTACAGGCCCGCTCCAACGTCTCGGGGCTGAAGAACGACGGGTTATGAATGATTCGTTCATTTATCCCTCGTCCTTCAGCCCTACTCTTTCTTCTCATGCGTCGCGCCTTTACGTTGCTCGAAATCCTCGTGGTCGTGGCGCTCATTGCGCTGCTTGCCGCGTTGCTGTTTCCCGTCTTCGCCCGCGCCCGCGAAGTGGCACGACGCACTTCGTGCGCTTCCCAACTGCATCAATTGGGGCTTTCGTTTGCTCTTTACGAACAGGACGCGAACGATTTGCCAACTCATCTTTCGGCTCTGGTTCCGGTTTACGCTGACGCGCAACTGTTTGTGTGTCCTTCCGATGCAGGTCGCGGCATCCGCGCGGGCAACGATTTCCTCGAAGGCGATTCGCGGCTAGCCAGTGGCGTTTCCTATCAATTCTTTCCGCAGTGGGACAAGGCGCAGGAAAACAACTGGTGGCAAAGCGCGCCGCCGTGGGGCGCAGGACGCTGGGACGCACAAACGCCGCTCGCGGGTTGCCCGTGGCACTGGGCGAAAAAGTGGGAAGCGGAGGCGTCGGACAACGATGCAGGCGCGCGCGGATGGCAGTTCGTGCTCACGCGCGGAGGTTCGGTCAGGCGCGTCCGAATCGAGCAATTCGAGAACTTTTCGCCGGATTCCCTGCGCTAAAGGTACGGTCGAAATCGGCCTTGCGGTAAAATGGCTGCGATGCCAACGATTCCTGTTTCCCTCGGCGACCGCTCGTACGATATCGAAATCGCTGCCGGTGCGCTCGCCCGCTTTGCCGAATCTGCTACCCCGCCCGCGCGGGCCGAAGTCGCCATTCTTTCCAATCAAACTGTCGCGCCGCTTTACGCCGACACTTTAGCCGAACAGCTGACGAACGCCGGAGCGAAAGTTATTCGCTTCAACGCGCCCGATGGCGAAGCGGCTAAAAGCCTCGATGTTGTGTCTCAAGCGTATGATGCTCTTGCCGCAGGCGGCCTGACGCGGCGCGGCGCGGTTGTCGCGGTGGGCGGCGGCGTGGTCGGAGATTTGGCCGGATTCGTTGCGGCAACATGGATGCGCGGCGTCGAATTCGTTCAGGTGCCAACGACCCTTCTGGCGATGGTCGATTCCAGCGTCGGCGGCAAAACCGGCGTCAATCATCCACGCGCGAAGAATCTTATTGGCGCGTTTCATCAACCTTCGCGTGTCGTGATTGACCCGAATTGCCTTCAAACATTGCCACCGCGCGAATTGCGCGCGGGTCTGGCGGAAGTTATTAAATATGGCGTCATTGCCGATGCCGAATTCTTTGCGTGGCTGGAAAAAAACATCGACGCAGCATTGGCTCTTGATGCCGAGTCGTTGGAATATATTATTGCCCGCTCGTGTGAACTGAAGGCCGAAGTTGTTGGCGAAGACGAGCGCGAAAGCGACGCCATCGGGCGCCGCGCGATTCTCAATTATGGGCACACCGCAGGACACGCCTTTGAAGCAACAACACGCTACGGCGAACTGCTCCACGGCGAAGCGATTGCCATTGGCATGACGGTCGCGGCGCGGTTGGCAATTCTTCAGAACAGCATCGCGCGCGACGAAGGCGAAGATTTGCTGCGCCGCCAAACCGCCCTTTTCCAGCGCGCAGGTTTACCGACCCAAACGCCCGATATCTCTTTTGAAACGCTTTGGGACGCGATGCTGCTCGACAAGAAATCGCGCGGCAATGCCGTAAATTTCATTCTGCCGACGAAGCTGGGACACGTTGAACTGTTTCCCGGCATCGCTCAGAACGTGGTGCGCGAGGCTCTCGAAGGTACGGTCGAAATCGATCGTACTTCCTAACTATGCGCGATATTTCCAAAGCGCTGCGGGTGCGGCAATGGGCGAAAAACGTTTTGCTTTTTGCGGGATTTGTTTTCGCCGGTCGGCTGCGCACAGCGGGCGAAAACGTGTGGCGCGAAGCTGCATGCGTCTTTCTCGCCTTCGTGTGTTTTTGCGCGCTGTCGTCGGCGGCCTACGTCGTCAACGATTGGCGCGACATCGAGCGCGACCGCCAGCATCCGGTCAAGAAAAATCGGCCCTTTGCATCGGGGCGAATCTCCACGCGCGGCGCGGCGGGGTTGCTTACCGCGTCACTTGGCGTGGCGACCGCGAGTTTGCTTTTGCTCGCGCGATTAAATGAGGCGGCGCAGGGTTTTGTGCTCGCAGCACTGGCCTATTTGCTTCTCACGCTCGCGTATTCATTTGCGCTCAAGAATCATGTCATCGTTGATGTGCTGACGTTGGCGGCAGGTTTCGTCGTGCGCGTAGTCGCTGGTTGTCTGGCGGTTCCGGTTGCGATTTCACCGTGGATTGTTTTCTGCACATTTTGCGTCGCATTGTTCATTGCTTTGTGTAAGCGGCGCGCGGAACTCTTAGAACTGGGTTCTGCTTCGCCGACGCGCGGCGTGCTCGCAGCTTACAGCGTGGAAATTCTCGACCCGTTTATCGCTGTCGCAGCTGGCCTGACAATTACCGCGTATTCGTTGTACACCTTCAACTCGCCACGCTCGACGGCGCTTTCGGCGACATGGCACGATACGCCGGTGATGATGGCGACAATTCCGTTTGTGGTTTACGGTGTCTTCCGCTATTTGCTGCTTGCACACAGCACAGCGGTCGGCGGCGAACCGGAAAATATGCTGCGCGACGTGCCTTTCATGGTAAACGTGATGCTGTGGGCGGTTTTAGCCGCAGCCCTGACACTGTTAAGCTAACTGTTGAAGAGGACGAGTGACGTGTTTGGCGTTTTGAAACGCTTCCAATCTCATGGAATTATCCCGACCCGCACCGCCCGCCGCCGGCGAAAAATTTCGCATTCTCGTCGTCGAGGATGAGTTGCATATCGCGCGTTTGCTCCAAATTAATCTGGAAAAGGCGGGCTTTTCCTGCACGCACGCCGGTGACGGCGACGCCGCGCTTGCCACTTTCCGTACTTTCGTTCCGCATCTTGTGCTTCTCGATATCATGCTGCCCAAACGCAGCGGCAAAGAAGTTCTGGTCAAAATCCGCGAAAGCAGCGCCGTTCCCGTTGTCATGCTGACGGCGATGTCCACCGAAGACGACGAAATGACCGGTTTCAAGCTCGGCGCCGACGATTACATTACCAAACCGTTTAACCCGCGCCTGATGGTGGCGCGCGTCATTTCACACCTGCGCCGCGCGTATCGCTACGATCCCGCCCCTGCTCAAGAAACCGAACCCGTCGCTCCTCCAGGCTGGGTGACGTGCGATGCGTGCCGCTACATGGGGCCGCGCGAACGATTCGAATCCTACGATAGCGAAGGCCGCAAAACCTTGCGTTGCCCCCATTGCAAAGACCGCGACCGTTTGACGTTTTCTCTTGGCTAAGTACAAAAAGAGTACGGTCGATTTCGACCGTACTCTTGGGTGCAGCAGAAACCCCATTCCCGCCCTCACCGACTGGCAAATCAACGCATGGTAGTAACAATGACATTGCCCTGTGCGCTTGTAACCGTAATGGGCCTACAGCATAAGGGTGCGGGAATCGAACCCGCTCAGCGAAGCCCCGTTCGCTGACCAGTCCAACTTAACCCAGTTGGCGGGTTGCGTTCGCTTTTACCAATCGACTACCTGCTCTGCTGCACCTAGTCTGCTAACTCGATCTGCCAGTTCAGTTCTTGAATCCGTGAATCAACCTGTCGATACGACTTAGAAAGCGCATCAATGCGCGACTGGATTTCCGGCACATCGACCGTACTTTTGAACTTCACTTCCGACCGGCTGGTGCGCGTCTGGGCGACCGACGCTGCCGCTGCAAGACTGCTGTAAACGGTGCGCTTCAGCATTAGCGCATCGCGCTGAGCCAGCGCATCCGACAAGCTTTGGCCTTCGCCGAATTCCGTTGCGCTGTTGGTGCGATTGATGCGCTGAACGAACGACAAAATCTCGTCACCGAGTCGCTCCATTTCTCCGATCAATTGCTGCGGATTTTCCGAAGGTTCGTCGCCTTCTTGCACTTTGGCGTTTGTCACGATGCGCTGCTTCAGTTGTTCGAATCGTTTCTGGTAGTCGGCGCGCAGAATTAAAGCTTCTGCAAGTTTCATAATTCAACCTCACGCTGTATTATAGCCAACGACTTTTCGTACACTGCGCGGGCTTATGAATGCTCAATTGCAATCGCCCAAGGGCACGCACGATATTCTGCCCACCGACGCCGCCAACTGGCGTTTTCTCGAAGACACCTTCCGCGCTTTGTGTGCGCGCCACAACTTTGGCGAAATTCGCACGCCGGCATTTGAACACACCGAAGTTTTCGCGCGCACCGCTGGCGAAAGCAGCGATGTGTTGGTCACAAAACAAATGTACTCGTTCGTCGCGCCTGACGGCGACAGCTATACCTTGCGCGCCGAAGGCACCGCGCCGGTTGTGCGTGCTTTTCTCGAGCACAATCTGGCGCAGCGCGGGCCGGTTTCCAAGCTGTTTTATATCTGTCCCGTTTTTCGCTACGAATCGCCGCAAGCCGGTCGTCAGCGCCAGCATCACCAATGTGGCGTGGAACTTTTGGGGGCTTCCGGCCCCGAAGCCGACGCCGCGATTCTGGCCCTCGCGCACGAATGGCTCCAACTGCTCGGCATCGAAGCTTCGCTGCACCTCAACAGTCTGGGCACGCCGGAAAGCCGTCGCGCTTACATCGCTGCTGTTCGCGCGCACTTGGAGCCGCAACTCGAAACTCTTTCCGATGATTCCAAAAAGCGATTCGCGCTCAATCCGCTGCGTATTTTTGATTCCAAAGACGAGCGCGACAAAAAGGCACTCGAAGGCGCGCCGCGACTCCTCGATGCGTTGCGCGAAACCGACGAAGAATCGTTTGCCCACTTCCAAACGCTCTGTGAGCTTCTCGACAGT harbors:
- a CDS encoding HAMP domain-containing sensor histidine kinase, whose product is MKTFFRAPSMRARLTIAFTLFLLTAMLALATLLAWRARWEAERLVRAELAAMMAQARAQTTVAGLGQIFQAQREDGGEIELWLFKSVEPELMNEGATRDIVWRSGPRRFRSRDGRPPRDGRDDPRRDGRRNGGRRPDGDRPHRPRGLEAWFSPPRPPRENFGPSFVPPLDDPPGWRARTLRWNGNTLVVGAPWFRTERALREQLFSLLLLGLSVCVVTAAGAWVLVGRTLAPIGDLARQAAVLGRANPAFIEAAPQLRPPSPDREVQELVETLNTLLLDVNGAAQARARFHSAASHELRTPLQALSGHLQLALSRPREREELLEALREAETHSGRLESLVRDLLALDQLHQRRELPAASGELVDVTSAVEAALRQTAKLRESRALETHLALEECSVAALPTHCEMLARNLIENAAKYARSRMSVVLTSSRLEVSNDSDAVPDAAEAARWFEPFHRPDAARHSSTGGNGLGLAICAAICESNGWSFRLDTGTSAIRLSVDFAQSTVDS
- a CDS encoding response regulator transcription factor, translating into MKVLVVEDDDGVARFLLRAMSESGYAVQPCADGLEALQLAGDGGFDLILLDVMLPGLDGLEVARRLRANKVATPILMLTARDTLEDKIAGLDAGADDYLVKPFHIAELLARTRAMLRRGAASPVPLRVGDLTLDPATRGAKRGSRNITLSATEYSLLEYLMRHAGRVLTRSMLLDHVWQYDFDGSDNVLEVYISYLRRKIDKGEAEPLIHTVRGSGYRLG
- a CDS encoding DUF1559 domain-containing protein, with translation MRRAFTLLEILVVVALIALLAALLFPVFARAREVARRTSCASQLHQLGLSFALYEQDANDLPTHLSALVPVYADAQLFVCPSDAGRGIRAGNDFLEGDSRLASGVSYQFFPQWDKAQENNWWQSAPPWGAGRWDAQTPLAGCPWHWAKKWEAEASDNDAGARGWQFVLTRGGSVRRVRIEQFENFSPDSLR
- the aroB gene encoding 3-dehydroquinate synthase, producing MPTIPVSLGDRSYDIEIAAGALARFAESATPPARAEVAILSNQTVAPLYADTLAEQLTNAGAKVIRFNAPDGEAAKSLDVVSQAYDALAAGGLTRRGAVVAVGGGVVGDLAGFVAATWMRGVEFVQVPTTLLAMVDSSVGGKTGVNHPRAKNLIGAFHQPSRVVIDPNCLQTLPPRELRAGLAEVIKYGVIADAEFFAWLEKNIDAALALDAESLEYIIARSCELKAEVVGEDERESDAIGRRAILNYGHTAGHAFEATTRYGELLHGEAIAIGMTVAARLAILQNSIARDEGEDLLRRQTALFQRAGLPTQTPDISFETLWDAMLLDKKSRGNAVNFILPTKLGHVELFPGIAQNVVREALEGTVEIDRTS
- a CDS encoding UbiA prenyltransferase family protein gives rise to the protein MRDISKALRVRQWAKNVLLFAGFVFAGRLRTAGENVWREAACVFLAFVCFCALSSAAYVVNDWRDIERDRQHPVKKNRPFASGRISTRGAAGLLTASLGVATASLLLLARLNEAAQGFVLAALAYLLLTLAYSFALKNHVIVDVLTLAAGFVVRVVAGCLAVPVAISPWIVFCTFCVALFIALCKRRAELLELGSASPTRGVLAAYSVEILDPFIAVAAGLTITAYSLYTFNSPRSTALSATWHDTPVMMATIPFVVYGVFRYLLLAHSTAVGGEPENMLRDVPFMVNVMLWAVLAAALTLLS
- a CDS encoding response regulator transcription factor, translating into MELSRPAPPAAGEKFRILVVEDELHIARLLQINLEKAGFSCTHAGDGDAALATFRTFVPHLVLLDIMLPKRSGKEVLVKIRESSAVPVVMLTAMSTEDDEMTGFKLGADDYITKPFNPRLMVARVISHLRRAYRYDPAPAQETEPVAPPGWVTCDACRYMGPRERFESYDSEGRKTLRCPHCKDRDRLTFSLG
- a CDS encoding DIP1984 family protein, with product MKLAEALILRADYQKRFEQLKQRIVTNAKVQEGDEPSENPQQLIGEMERLGDEILSFVQRINRTNSATEFGEGQSLSDALAQRDALMLKRTVYSSLAAAASVAQTRTSRSEVKFKSTVDVPEIQSRIDALSKSYRQVDSRIQELNWQIELAD
- the hisS gene encoding histidine--tRNA ligase encodes the protein MNAQLQSPKGTHDILPTDAANWRFLEDTFRALCARHNFGEIRTPAFEHTEVFARTAGESSDVLVTKQMYSFVAPDGDSYTLRAEGTAPVVRAFLEHNLAQRGPVSKLFYICPVFRYESPQAGRQRQHHQCGVELLGASGPEADAAILALAHEWLQLLGIEASLHLNSLGTPESRRAYIAAVRAHLEPQLETLSDDSKKRFALNPLRIFDSKDERDKKALEGAPRLLDALRETDEESFAHFQTLCELLDSLEIPYEIDHNLVRGFDYYTRTAFEFVSDKLGAQSTVLGGGRYDGLVTELGGAPTPGIGFGSGIERLMLVRQAMGLEAATPTPPRAFLVTLGDEARRAAPKLLQRLRAENIACDCDFVGRSMKAQMREANRQGVPYVLIVGETELAENTVALKDMAQSTQETVSLDAAIETLKMA